The following proteins come from a genomic window of Methanocella conradii HZ254:
- a CDS encoding S8 family serine peptidase, translating to MLIVLLSSMAVVGASQSMVNTAESGASSGYSTYIVAFKGDPSIQAESRLAGLLDSFNGRIVYHYSIIDGVAVTMPDDRVDELKALSDVKYVEKDQQVHILLDRAVPQIGADKVWASGYTGKGVKVCVIDTGVDASHPDLNGNKVVAWVDYVNGKSTPYDDHGHGTHVSSTIAGTGNASGGQYRGVAPEASLMEAKVLSSQGSGSNTNILKAIDWAVNNGAQVISMSLGSNSHSQAMDDAIKNAVNRGVVVVVAAGNSGPNARTIACPGDSPDAITVGAVDRNDAIASFSSRGPTYDGRIKPDVTNVGVGLMAAKAAGTNAGKGTQYYVAMSGTSMATPMTSGVVALLLQANGSLTPAQVKDVLTKTAKPLGGSVPNNNYGYGRVDAKAALDYVLTGKVPAPTPTPTPGPSPTPTPQPGAGYSVTLTNMFAKYNGQYGQMERFQVKAGTTIAQGIMLANTGSAADSYTVTVNGIPGSWWTMSGYDGGTLQPKGGAAYLTLQVTPGADAASGSYRFNVTATSKTDSSVMSTKSYTLNVVSSISNPVPGKSFAGAVSRGQEYYAYLAPDSAGQITATISWQSFSNDLNGYLYDPSGKLVARAENRHTTSETVQYSAPAGGYYLLKVTANAYSPVSFTGSTNVNVQPAYVKAGTIQPGRPVTLSISADGKKPINARVAWTWPYNTIALSLLDSSGQKVAQGTRVSDGFNSAYEQIDYKATAGTYTLKLESDSSSQLSYKLVTPFQL from the coding sequence ATGCTCATCGTACTGCTATCCTCTATGGCGGTCGTAGGTGCATCGCAGTCAATGGTGAATACGGCTGAATCGGGGGCGTCATCCGGATATTCGACCTACATCGTGGCGTTCAAAGGCGATCCATCCATACAGGCTGAAAGCCGGCTGGCGGGCCTCCTGGACTCTTTTAACGGAAGGATCGTATACCATTACAGTATCATCGACGGCGTGGCGGTAACCATGCCGGATGACAGGGTAGACGAGCTTAAGGCGCTGAGCGATGTAAAGTACGTTGAAAAGGACCAGCAGGTTCATATCCTGCTGGACAGGGCGGTCCCTCAGATAGGCGCGGACAAGGTATGGGCTTCGGGGTATACCGGTAAGGGCGTTAAGGTCTGCGTCATCGATACCGGCGTGGACGCGAGCCATCCCGACTTAAATGGCAACAAGGTCGTCGCATGGGTCGATTATGTTAACGGCAAGTCCACCCCATACGATGACCATGGGCATGGAACGCATGTGTCGAGCACCATAGCGGGCACGGGCAACGCCTCCGGCGGGCAGTACAGGGGCGTTGCGCCCGAGGCGAGCCTGATGGAGGCGAAAGTGCTGAGCTCGCAGGGCTCCGGCAGCAATACTAATATTTTGAAGGCGATTGACTGGGCGGTCAATAACGGCGCCCAGGTCATATCGATGTCCCTGGGAAGCAACTCGCACTCCCAGGCCATGGACGACGCCATCAAGAACGCCGTAAACAGGGGCGTTGTCGTGGTCGTGGCAGCCGGCAATAGCGGCCCAAATGCACGCACCATAGCGTGTCCGGGCGACAGCCCTGACGCCATAACCGTGGGGGCCGTGGACAGGAACGATGCTATAGCTTCTTTCAGCTCCAGGGGCCCGACGTACGACGGCCGCATAAAGCCAGACGTCACTAACGTGGGCGTCGGGCTGATGGCGGCGAAGGCGGCGGGCACTAACGCTGGCAAGGGCACCCAGTATTATGTGGCCATGAGCGGCACCTCTATGGCAACCCCGATGACCTCGGGCGTCGTCGCATTGCTGCTCCAGGCGAACGGGTCGCTTACGCCCGCCCAGGTCAAGGACGTATTGACAAAGACCGCCAAGCCTCTGGGCGGAAGCGTACCCAACAACAACTATGGCTATGGCCGGGTGGACGCAAAGGCGGCATTAGATTACGTCCTGACGGGCAAGGTGCCAGCGCCCACGCCAACGCCGACTCCAGGGCCGAGCCCCACGCCAACGCCGCAGCCTGGCGCTGGATACTCAGTTACCCTGACGAACATGTTCGCAAAGTATAATGGCCAGTACGGCCAGATGGAGAGGTTCCAGGTTAAGGCCGGCACGACCATCGCCCAGGGCATCATGCTCGCCAATACGGGCAGCGCGGCCGACTCTTATACGGTCACCGTTAACGGCATACCCGGCTCATGGTGGACCATGTCCGGGTATGATGGCGGAACGCTCCAGCCGAAAGGTGGCGCTGCATACCTGACGTTGCAGGTTACGCCCGGCGCCGACGCTGCCAGCGGCTCTTACAGGTTCAACGTGACTGCCACGTCCAAAACGGATAGCAGCGTTATGAGCACTAAATCATACACGCTAAACGTGGTATCGTCCATCAGTAACCCGGTTCCTGGCAAATCTTTCGCCGGAGCCGTTTCGAGAGGCCAGGAGTACTATGCATACCTGGCCCCGGATAGCGCAGGGCAGATAACTGCGACGATATCCTGGCAGAGCTTTTCGAACGATTTAAATGGATACCTGTATGACCCTTCAGGAAAGCTGGTCGCCAGGGCTGAGAACAGGCATACCACGAGCGAGACGGTGCAATATAGCGCCCCGGCAGGCGGCTATTACCTCCTGAAGGTAACGGCGAACGCCTACTCGCCCGTATCGTTCACAGGCTCTACAAACGTCAACGTGCAGCCGGCGTACGTGAAGGCCGGCACTATCCAGCCAGGCCGGCCCGTTACTCTGTCCATTAGCGCCGATGGCAAGAAGCCCATTAACGCAAGGGTAGCCTGGACATGGCCGTATAACACTATTGCGCTATCATTGCTTGATAGCTCCGGCCAGAAGGTCGCCCAGGGCACAAGGGTTTCGGATGGCTTTAATAGCGCCTATGAGCAAATCGACTATAAGGCCACGGCGGGGACATACACTTTAAAGCTCGAGTCCGATAGCTCGAGCCAGTTGAGCTATAAGCTGGTCACGCCCTTCCAGCTTTAA
- a CDS encoding SDR family oxidoreductase: MILIVGCGPAGSAIREALKDSEVAWACDKEHPSPAAGCIGYDIKNSADVARVVNQTKPGQIILTEEIPSVEYCEKNRLDAMEFNTRGVRFFVEASLPLKSRVTYLSSAYVFDGRKSGGLYTEYDHVNPINVYGETKLMGEVAVDKAADHLTLRLGEVYGSHPDNFVKYVLSGLTYGQKIELARDMYFSPIYIEDVARAVSLLVKENIGGLYNLAGPERLSHYEMGVRIARAFDKDEDLLVPLSMEEMGFTVRMPKDLSLDASKISALIKIRGVDEGLAAMREAMEPKK, translated from the coding sequence ATGATATTAATCGTCGGCTGCGGCCCGGCCGGGTCCGCCATACGTGAAGCTTTAAAAGATAGCGAGGTCGCGTGGGCATGCGACAAGGAGCACCCCTCGCCGGCCGCGGGGTGTATAGGATACGACATAAAGAACAGCGCCGACGTGGCGCGGGTAGTCAATCAGACGAAGCCCGGCCAGATCATCCTCACTGAGGAGATACCGAGCGTCGAGTATTGCGAGAAAAACAGGCTGGACGCGATGGAGTTCAACACACGCGGCGTCCGTTTCTTCGTGGAGGCGTCCCTGCCCTTGAAATCTCGCGTCACGTATCTCTCATCAGCTTACGTGTTCGACGGCCGCAAGAGCGGCGGCCTATACACCGAGTACGACCATGTAAACCCCATAAACGTGTACGGAGAGACCAAGCTCATGGGCGAGGTGGCGGTGGATAAGGCGGCAGACCACCTTACGCTCAGGCTTGGCGAAGTCTACGGCAGCCATCCAGATAACTTTGTAAAGTATGTGCTGTCCGGCCTCACGTATGGCCAGAAGATCGAGCTGGCCAGGGACATGTACTTCTCGCCCATCTACATCGAGGACGTTGCCAGGGCAGTCAGCCTTCTCGTAAAAGAGAACATTGGAGGGCTGTATAACCTTGCAGGGCCGGAGCGCCTGAGCCACTACGAGATGGGCGTGCGCATAGCCAGGGCCTTCGATAAGGATGAAGACCTTCTCGTGCCGCTGAGCATGGAGGAGATGGGGTTTACGGTGCGGATGCCAAAAGACCTATCGCTCGACGCCTCCAAAATAAGCGCGCTTATTAAGATAAGGGGCGTCGATGAAGGGCTGGCTGCCATGAGAGAAGCGATGGAGCCTAAAAAGTAA
- a CDS encoding NAD-dependent epimerase/dehydratase family protein, with the protein MRLRKVLLTGGLGQVGSYLCEELVRRGCVVTILDNLSSGANAYPPEANFVKGDIRDAGLVNILVSRADAVIHCAAQIFVARSMEDPVFDADNNVMGTLNLLNASRKAEVKRFVYFSSAATYGNPVRLPLDESHPQEPLSPYGASKLSGEKYALMFHRAYGLPVTSIRPFNIYSPRQDPSNPYSGVISKFIDRVSHGMSPIVYGDGSATRDFVSVHDVVDMVMLMLEKEEAVGRAFNCGTGKATRIDELARMVIDLYGKGLEPEFQPERPGDIKDSYADISLAKKALGYTPKVGLKEGLKDLVAAKSSSCGPSL; encoded by the coding sequence ATGCGCTTAAGGAAGGTACTCCTCACGGGCGGCCTCGGCCAGGTCGGCTCATACCTCTGTGAGGAGCTTGTACGCCGTGGCTGCGTGGTCACGATACTGGATAACCTCTCGTCAGGGGCCAATGCTTATCCGCCGGAGGCCAACTTCGTGAAGGGCGACATAAGGGATGCCGGGCTGGTGAATATACTGGTTAGCAGGGCCGACGCGGTCATCCACTGTGCCGCGCAGATATTCGTGGCGCGCTCCATGGAAGACCCTGTTTTTGACGCCGATAATAACGTGATGGGCACGTTGAACCTCTTAAACGCTTCCAGGAAGGCCGAAGTGAAGCGCTTCGTGTATTTCAGCTCGGCGGCGACATACGGAAACCCCGTGAGGCTTCCCCTAGACGAGTCCCATCCTCAGGAGCCCCTGTCTCCGTATGGGGCAAGCAAGCTATCAGGCGAGAAGTATGCCCTTATGTTCCATAGGGCCTATGGATTGCCGGTAACCTCGATTAGGCCTTTCAACATATATAGCCCTCGCCAGGACCCCTCTAACCCTTATAGCGGCGTCATCTCGAAGTTCATTGACAGGGTGAGCCATGGCATGTCTCCTATCGTTTATGGCGATGGATCCGCGACGAGGGACTTCGTCTCGGTACACGACGTGGTAGACATGGTGATGCTCATGCTAGAAAAGGAAGAGGCGGTGGGCAGGGCATTCAACTGCGGCACAGGTAAAGCCACGAGGATAGACGAGCTGGCCCGCATGGTCATAGACCTATACGGTAAAGGCCTGGAGCCCGAGTTCCAGCCCGAAAGGCCTGGCGATATCAAGGACAGCTACGCTGACATTTCGCTGGCGAAAAAAGCGCTTGGGTATACGCCGAAGGTCGGCTTAAAAGAAGGCCTGAAGGATCTCGTGGCCGCAAAAAGTAGCTCATGTGGCCCCTCTCTTTAA
- a CDS encoding metal-dependent hydrolase produces the protein MLVFGHLGITLLFAFIVFSSLKEKLDYRFVLAGAPLPQNGRIFGHTMLFALALAGMGMYLNKRRGIGAVEALALGSLLHIAEDQMWLAQGTLFWPLLGWEFPKYDIENYAGYIIYALLHEPRAYVPEILGIAILATFILYFKLYRPERIRLFISRGSL, from the coding sequence GTGCTTGTCTTCGGCCACCTGGGCATTACCCTGCTATTCGCTTTCATCGTGTTCTCATCGCTGAAGGAAAAATTGGACTACAGGTTCGTCCTGGCAGGCGCGCCTCTGCCCCAGAATGGCCGTATATTCGGGCACACCATGCTTTTCGCCTTAGCCCTGGCCGGCATGGGCATGTATTTGAATAAGAGGCGTGGAATTGGCGCGGTGGAGGCGCTCGCCCTCGGCTCGCTGCTGCACATCGCCGAGGATCAGATGTGGCTCGCCCAGGGAACCCTTTTCTGGCCATTGCTTGGGTGGGAGTTCCCTAAGTATGATATCGAGAACTATGCAGGCTACATTATTTACGCGTTGCTCCACGAGCCACGGGCCTACGTGCCAGAGATCCTGGGCATAGCCATATTGGCAACCTTTATACTGTACTTTAAGCTTTATAGGCCTGAGAGAATCAGGCTATTCATAAGCAGAGGAAGCCTTTAG
- the glmU gene encoding bifunctional sugar-1-phosphate nucleotidylyltransferase/acetyltransferase, whose product MRAVILAAGEGTRMRPLTESRPKVMLPIANRPMLEYIIDEVRRAGIREVTLIVGYKKEAVIDYFGDGSQFGVDIEYVVQERQMGTGHAFGMAAGACDGRFIAMNGDVMVSAAHLKKLMKRREEAVVTVKEVADPRPYGVIVADGGRVARIVEKSAEPPSSLANAGIYLFSASIFSAIDETRPSPRGEIEVTDSLQRLIDAGKSVGYEVMEEEWLDVGRPWDLLAANELALKKMKGQIQGIVEPFATLKGEVSIGEGTIVRNGAYIVGPVVIGNNCDIGPNCYIRAFTSIGNRVHIGNAVEVKNSIIMDDTKIGHLSYVGDSVIGSRCNFGAGTKVANLRLDEKTIPVIVKGQKVDSGRRKLGCIMGDDVHTGIGSLINVGAVIGAGSQIGPGVLVKGEIPAKQKAIK is encoded by the coding sequence ATGCGGGCAGTAATACTCGCAGCAGGTGAGGGCACGCGCATGAGGCCCTTGACCGAGAGCAGGCCGAAGGTCATGCTGCCCATCGCCAATAGGCCCATGCTGGAGTATATTATAGATGAGGTCAGGCGGGCTGGAATAAGGGAAGTCACGCTCATCGTGGGATACAAAAAAGAGGCCGTCATCGATTATTTCGGGGATGGCTCGCAGTTTGGGGTCGATATCGAGTATGTCGTGCAGGAGAGGCAGATGGGCACGGGGCACGCCTTCGGGATGGCGGCTGGCGCCTGTGATGGCAGGTTTATCGCCATGAACGGGGACGTCATGGTCAGCGCCGCCCACCTTAAGAAGCTCATGAAGAGGAGGGAGGAGGCGGTGGTCACCGTCAAGGAGGTCGCAGACCCAAGGCCATACGGGGTCATCGTGGCCGATGGCGGAAGAGTGGCCCGAATTGTCGAGAAATCGGCGGAGCCCCCCTCAAGCCTGGCGAACGCGGGCATTTACCTGTTCAGCGCCTCGATCTTCAGCGCCATAGATGAGACCAGGCCGTCTCCGCGAGGCGAAATAGAGGTTACCGATTCCCTGCAGCGCCTCATAGATGCTGGTAAAAGCGTCGGCTATGAGGTTATGGAAGAGGAGTGGCTCGACGTTGGCAGGCCCTGGGATCTACTGGCAGCGAACGAGCTTGCCCTGAAAAAGATGAAGGGCCAAATTCAAGGAATAGTGGAGCCTTTTGCCACCCTGAAAGGCGAGGTATCAATTGGCGAGGGAACTATTGTTAGGAATGGGGCCTATATAGTCGGCCCCGTAGTCATCGGCAATAATTGCGACATCGGCCCTAATTGCTACATAAGGGCTTTCACGAGCATAGGCAATCGGGTGCACATCGGGAACGCCGTCGAGGTGAAGAACTCTATCATCATGGATGACACGAAGATAGGGCATCTCAGCTACGTGGGCGACAGCGTAATTGGCTCAAGGTGTAACTTCGGGGCTGGCACAAAGGTCGCCAACCTCAGGCTAGATGAAAAGACCATACCCGTCATCGTGAAAGGGCAGAAGGTCGACAGCGGGCGCAGGAAGCTGGGCTGTATCATGGGGGATGACGTGCACACGGGCATAGGAAGCCTCATAAACGTCGGGGCCGTGATAGGGGCCGGGTCACAGATAGGGCCGGGTGTACTTGTTAAAGGCGAAATCCCGGCAAAACAAAAAGCCATAAAATGA
- the glmM gene encoding phosphoglucosamine mutase, whose amino-acid sequence MSLFGSSGIRGIVNEAVTPELALRAGKALGVEYRSIVVGRDPRTSGQMIEDALVSGLLAMGARVARVGVVSTPTLAYAAREYDCGVMVTASHNPPEYNGLKFWNPDGMAFSLEQQNSLERSIYEDIKGVSWRDVGSEMPRYDAIQNHIDAILRSVEHYPLKVVVDCGCGAASTITPYVLREMGCSVITLNAQPDGFFPARNPEPVDENLSELKKAVIASGADLGIAHDGDADRMMAVDDEGRLVTGDELLAYFCQHEVKYSLACPVDVSMMVEKAVNGARIYRTRIGDAFVSEEVRRAGADFGGETSGTWIFPRMSYCPDGIYAAARLVELVCKNGKLSDAIDALPKYPIRRGGIKLSHDIDKAHLMELIKKEMDVSRAVDVNTLDGLRVGYEDGWVLVRPSGTEPKVRITAEAEDEETLGRLYSEAEAVVKRCVMRCGQ is encoded by the coding sequence ATGAGTCTATTCGGTTCATCAGGGATAAGGGGCATCGTCAACGAAGCGGTCACCCCCGAGCTTGCGCTTCGGGCGGGCAAGGCGCTCGGCGTAGAATACAGGAGCATAGTGGTCGGCCGTGACCCGAGGACTTCGGGCCAGATGATAGAGGATGCTCTGGTCTCGGGGCTTCTGGCAATGGGCGCCAGGGTGGCCCGCGTCGGCGTGGTCTCCACCCCGACCCTGGCCTATGCGGCGAGGGAATACGATTGCGGCGTCATGGTCACCGCATCGCATAATCCGCCCGAGTACAACGGCCTCAAGTTCTGGAACCCGGATGGCATGGCTTTCTCTCTGGAGCAGCAGAACAGCCTGGAGCGCTCCATCTATGAGGATATAAAGGGGGTAAGCTGGAGGGATGTTGGAAGCGAGATGCCCCGCTACGACGCCATCCAGAACCATATTGACGCCATTTTGAGGAGCGTGGAGCACTATCCCCTGAAGGTTGTCGTGGACTGCGGGTGCGGGGCCGCCTCGACCATTACGCCTTATGTGCTCAGGGAGATGGGGTGTAGCGTCATCACGTTAAATGCCCAGCCAGATGGCTTTTTTCCAGCCCGGAATCCGGAGCCGGTGGACGAGAACCTTTCGGAGCTTAAGAAGGCGGTGATAGCGTCCGGGGCCGACCTTGGGATTGCACACGATGGCGATGCCGACCGCATGATGGCCGTGGATGACGAGGGCAGGCTCGTGACGGGCGACGAATTGCTGGCCTATTTCTGCCAGCATGAGGTGAAGTACTCGCTCGCATGCCCCGTGGACGTGTCAATGATGGTGGAAAAGGCGGTGAACGGGGCGAGGATTTACAGGACCAGGATCGGCGACGCCTTCGTCTCCGAGGAGGTCAGGAGGGCCGGGGCGGACTTTGGCGGCGAGACCAGCGGCACCTGGATATTCCCCAGGATGTCCTATTGCCCTGATGGCATCTACGCGGCTGCCAGGCTCGTGGAGCTTGTGTGCAAGAATGGAAAGCTTTCCGATGCGATCGACGCCCTGCCAAAGTATCCTATCAGGAGGGGCGGCATCAAGCTTTCCCATGATATTGATAAGGCACATCTCATGGAGCTTATCAAGAAAGAGATGGACGTTTCAAGGGCTGTGGACGTTAATACGCTTGATGGGCTGCGGGTTGGCTACGAGGATGGATGGGTGCTGGTGAGGCCCTCCGGCACGGAGCCTAAGGTACGGATAACGGCCGAGGCAGAGGACGAGGAGACGCTCGGCAGGCTATATTCTGAGGCAGAGGCCGTGGTGAAGAGGTGTGTGATGAGATGCGGGCAGTAA